The nucleotide window AAGGAACAAAAGAGGAGATTGTACCTCCATGTTAGTTCCATCCTTGCCCTTCTGTTGTGAAGCAACAAATTCAACTATGTAATCACTGACACACAAGAACCAATCTATTTCTTTTCTCCACCTCTTTTTCCTCTCGGTGGACATGGGTTCTAGGCGAGTTTGTTCCCCAAAAACAGAAGCTGCATTCCGTTCGGAAAGGAATGGTGAACGAAATGCAATccagaaataataaaaaaataaaaaaaatctgctAGCCTTTGCACTAATACAAACCATATTGATTGTATACATACCGGCAAGATTTGTAATAGCATTCGACAATGCCAACGCTGACGAAACACCCTTACCTCCACCGGACATATCTTCACCCAGAAGCAATTTCGCGAACCTCTCCTTCATCTGTTCCATATCTGAATCAAACCCAACAAGCGATAAATAATTcataactcaaaaaaaaaaaaaaaaaaatgtatacatTACAAGTTATATATGGCAGACAAATCATCACCTGTTTGCTGTTGCTTTTCCCTCGCTTCTCTAGCGGCAGCTTCCTCTTTGCTCAACTGCGATTTAGAGCCTTGAGCTCCATTACTACTTCTCGATGAAGCCTTCTTATCATCGTCCTGAAACTCTAACACGGTAGCACTCTCGATGCTCAAGCTCTTTGTATGCCTTCCGGTATTCTCATGCATTCCCTTGAAATGATACAATCTAGACTTGtaatcctcttcttcttcttcgagcgCCCGGACCATTCTCAGCTTTTTGAGGAAGATTTTTATAGAATGAACGACGGAGAACAAGGCATGACTGCTGTTCAACCTATTGGGAGGAGGGAGAGGAGGGCGAGAGGGATCTATTTTGTCGGTTACGCGATTTCGTGCGGGAGAGGGAAGAGAGCTTCCAAATCCAAATGACTTGAGAAACAAGAATTGTTCTTGTTGTTTTTTTGTTGCTGTTCttgttgtttcttcttcttcttcctttttctgaTGAAATGGTAAGTTTTGACAAAAATGTGGAGGGGAATGATTGGGAAGATTTGATGGGTtagttaattttgttttctttttttgatatttttcagTTGGGTTGGAGGAACGTGGGGTGCATGTTTTGAGAAATTAGCATGCAAACACAAATgttttttgataatttttttaacttctagtttttgttttgttaatgtTGTTGTTTTGGGGAGGTTttggtttttggcttttttgaGGAATGAATGAACTGGATGGTTGAGGTTTTGATGGTGGGGGTCACAGAGCAGCTAAAATCCCGGGAAAGACACAGGTGCTTTTCTAATttaccacctctctctctccttggaCCTTAAGAATAAGATTGAATTAGCAGAAACTTATAACTCATGTATAAGGATACGTTAAATAACCCGGTCTATTAAGGATTCATAACCCATCATGTCAAGTCATGTCCATCTCACATTTTGACACAACAAACAACGAACTGgactcaaatttattttaattgatcacAATCTATCTCAACCAGCGCACCAAAACAGGCCTATTGGATGGTTTCGGTGGGTCAATAGCAGCCCCAGCTCCTCTCCTAGAATATTCAATTTCATTATAcgtagatgagagagagagagagagagagagagagagagagagagagagagtgtagTTCCAACTTCCAACAACTTCTTCTCTACTCCAACAACTTCTTTATAAGAACTTGATTATCAGTTTTTATGCTAATCATGACGGTTGTCCAACAGTATTTCTCTCCACTTTATAACTTACAAAAAGTATTATCTGTTCGTGAATCGTGATTAGTATTTGACGATGTTGTTTGCTCACGATGCAACACATTCAGACCTTGGAGCATTACAATAGAAGTGGATTGCAAATTTTGATTCCCATCAAAATTGATCAACAATTTCCTAATTTTTCATAGTGAGTCCAAAAATATCGaacaaaattcatataaaaattaaaaagaataaagtaatttgtttttcgTTGAAACAGTGGAaaaattccaattccaattccaattccaaacTTTGTGTTTATTTGTGCATGTTGATTTTCCTTGAAATTATTTAATACAAACACCAAAAATAAACAGTGGTGTGCAGAAATTACTTCCGATTCATAACAAGTCTTGAGCCACTTGATCATACTTAACATACCATTCAATACTTAATCAAACTTAATATCCAATTATCTATACAAAAACCTGTAATTATCTCAATGGAGCACAAATAATAAAATGGAAGTCAATAACAACATAGAAGCACAAACAATAATCCAACATAGTAATCCAACATAGAAGGGAAACAGTCCTTTACATGGAAAGAGGCATATTAAACACCAAAAGCACCTTTTAACAACATACAGTAATACAGATAAAGGGTCTCAAACCCATACTCACCACTAGCAATTTGCTTATTTCAATTGACAGCTCCAGATTCTGATCCCAGCGAAAGAAAGCTAGCAATATCGTGAACACCGTAACCCTAGTAGTCGAACGGCCATCCTGAATACCCCATCTCGTTATTATGTTCCCGCATAGTTGATGGGCTACTTTCAGTTGTTGGGTTATGACTAGTGCTTGAGCTAGAGCTGGAACTAGATGAGCGAAATGGCCACAGAGATGAGAAAAGGTTTCGCCTCCCTTGGTTTTCTCTACCACTCTCCCTTGCACTGGTATTACTACCAAAACTACTGCTTCTACTTCGACTATTTGAGCTACGACTGCTTCCCACTCCTTGCGGACCTTGTGGAGGCAGTTCTTGGCGGCAAACAGGGCATGAGTTGTGTTGGACTAGCCATGGTACGATACAATCAGTGTGGTACAGATGGTCACAAGGCATTTGCTTTGCTTCAGATCCCAGCTCGAATTTGTCCTTGCAAACAGGACAGTGCGCATCAGAACGGAGATGCCTATTTGTGATCTTAACAGTAGGCATTGCATCAATTGAACCTCTGGAGGCTGGGGCAGGGCCTCGCCGGTCATTAGCTGAAAGCTGCTCAAATAGTTCTTCTAAGCCAGGACCTACAAAATAATCCCCAACATTACCCCGTGTCACACCTATTCCAGGCGACCCATTGAAAAAAGCTTCAAAAGTACCGTTTCCAGAAAGTCGAAAAGGAATTTGGCCACCAAAAATCAATAGAGGAGCAAACGCCGGGTTACGCTCTGGAACTAAATCTGGTCTTCCCCTAATGCTATCATTACGCCTTCT belongs to Malus sylvestris chromosome 17, drMalSylv7.2, whole genome shotgun sequence and includes:
- the LOC126610464 gene encoding probable E3 ubiquitin-protein ligase RHC1A isoform X2 yields the protein MSSGRNTHWCYNCRQPVRLRGRDAVCPGCDGGFVQELDDMVHISPMDFFGLDNDDDPDRRFGIMEAFSALHQLTDRRRNDSIRGRPDLVPERNPAFAPLLIFGGQIPFRLSGNGPGLEELFEQLSANDRRGPAPASRGSIDAMPTVKITNRHLRSDAHCPVCKDKFELGSEAKQMPCDHLYHTDCIVPWLVQHNSCPVCRQELPPQGPQGVGSSRSSNSRSRSSSFGSNTSARESGRENQGRRNLFSSLWPFRSSSSSSSSSTSHNPTTESSPSTMREHNNEMGYSGWPFDY
- the LOC126610464 gene encoding probable E3 ubiquitin-protein ligase RHC1A isoform X1, coding for MSSGRNTHWCYNCRQPVRLRGRDAVCPGCDGGFVQELDDMVHISPMDFFGLDNDDDPDRRFGIMEAFSALHQLTDRRRNDSIRGRPDLVPERNPAFAPLLIFGGQIPFRLSGNGTFEAFFNGSPGIGVTRGNVGDYFVGPGLEELFEQLSANDRRGPAPASRGSIDAMPTVKITNRHLRSDAHCPVCKDKFELGSEAKQMPCDHLYHTDCIVPWLVQHNSCPVCRQELPPQGPQGVGSSRSSNSRSRSSSFGSNTSARESGRENQGRRNLFSSLWPFRSSSSSSSSSTSHNPTTESSPSTMREHNNEMGYSGWPFDY